The following coding sequences lie in one Takifugu rubripes chromosome 8, fTakRub1.2, whole genome shotgun sequence genomic window:
- the LOC101064633 gene encoding homeobox protein HMX2-like codes for MPGNMSKEDAPSRGASLTFTIDHILNLKQRGGQELYASKERRGKGCTEDLQAWDVRRRRDSTSEETAQTKTAARREDRGENTPPPTACASPGAAAASEQKDAEPKVQVKKKTRTIFSKRQIFQLEATFDMKRYLSSSERACLANSLQLTETQVKIWFQNRRNKLKRQLTTDMEGPAPAEHLSEAGKNVQLPGFYKDSSLLGGCLLPMQFPVVYPSPAPYVFFSNTGKYFGLLGAE; via the exons atgccGGGGAACATGAGCAAAGAAGACGCCCCCAGCCGCGGCGCTTCTTTAACTTTCACCATCGACCACATCCTGAACCTGAAGCAGCGCGGCGGCCAAGAGTTGTACGCGTCAAAGGAGCGGAGAGGCAAGGGATGTACCGAGGATTTACAGGCTTGGGACGTCCGGAGGAGGCGTGACAGCACCTCGGAGGAGACAG CCCAAACCAAGACTGCCGCCCGGCGAGAGGACCGAGGGGAAAACACGCCGCCTCCGACCGCCTGCGCGTCCCCCGGGGCCGCAGCCGCGTCCGAGCAGAAGGACGCCGAGCCCAAAGTTCAGGTGAAGAAGAAAACGCGCACCATCTTCTCCAAGAGACAGATATTTCAGCTGGAGGCCACCTTCGACATGAAGCGCTACCTGAGCAGCTCGGAGAGGGCGTGCCTCGCCAACTCGCTGCAGCTGACGGAGACGCAGGTgaagatctggttccagaaccgccGCAATAAGCTCAAGCGGCAGCTGACCACGGACATGGAGGGGCCCGCGCCCGCCGAGCACCTCTCCGAGGCGGGCAAAAACGTGCAATTACCGGGTTTTTACAAAGACAGCAGCCTGCTGGGCGGATGCTTGCTACCCATGCAGTTCCCCGTGGTCTACCCCAGCCCTGCGCCTTACGTCTTTTTCTCCAACACTGGCAAATATTTCGGCCTGTTGGGCGCAGAATGA
- the LOC101064409 gene encoding homeobox protein HMX1-like, whose protein sequence is MLGDKAPKSKGCSFYIENLLGSPYRRETRSAEVCAGRLGRNCPPRCEDPAPVGGWDSPHSSQRAAERDQPAGRKREDGAMDGREEEEEEEASSSCFPREEGCDTGDLKLARKKKTRTVFSRSQVFQLESTFDLKRYLSSSERAGLAASLQLTETQVKIWFQNRRNKWKRQITADMEASATPCCAGQRVIRVPVLYSESVAAPVALRSQAAPQIVGFSNALNYPLTCHFTHPLSFVAPQMTGLG, encoded by the exons ATGCTGGGCGACAAAGCGCCGAAATCGAAAGGCTGCTCTTTTTATATTGAGAATCTGCTGGGATCTCCGTACAGGAGGGAGACGCGGAGCGCGGAGGTCTGCGCGGGACGACTGGGGAGGAACT GTCCACCGCGCTGCGAGGACCCGGCGCCGGTCGGCGGCTGGGACTCCCCACACTCGAGCCAGCGGGCGGCGGAGCGCGACCAGCCggcggggaggaagagggaagatGGTGCGATGGacggcagagaggaggaagaggaggaggaggcgagttcttcctgttttcctcgAGAGGAAGGCTGCGATACAG GTGACCTGAAACTGGCGCGTAAGAAGAAAACCCGCACCGTGTTCAGCCGGAGTCAGGTCTTCCAGCTGGAGTCCACCTTCGACCTGAAACGCTACCTGAGCAGCTCGGAGCGAGCCGGGCTGGCCGCCTCGCTGCAGCTCACCGAGACGCAGGTCaagatctggttccagaaccgcaGGAACAAGTGGAAGAGGCAGATTACAGCAGACATGGAGGCCAGCGCCACCCCCTGCTGTGCCGGGCAGAGGGTCATCAGGGTTCCCGTGTTGTACAGCGAGAGCGTGGCCGCGCCCGTGGCGTTGAGAAGCCAGGCGGCGCCGCAGATAGTGGGCTTCTCCAACGCTCTGAACTACCCGCTGACGTGTCACTTCACCCACCCGCTGTCGTTCGTAGCGCCACAAATGACGGGACTGGGGTGA